The following is a genomic window from Amycolatopsis acidiphila.
GCGACCACCGGGCCGGCCACGAACGGCTGGCCCAGGCTGTCGACCGCCCCGTCGAACGCCGTCCGCAGCTCGCCGAGCTCATCGGGCTGGAGCGCGCGGACGCCGATGGTCGTGTCGCCGAGGGTCTGCGCCACCGCCGGACCGAGCAGCGCGGGCGGGAAGCTCACCACCCGATAGGGGGGTACGGCGGTGATCCGCAGGCCCGCGAGGTCGAAGACGTCCAGACCGTCCGCGAGCGTGATCCGCGACGGCCGGGCCGCGCCCGCCAGCCCCGCCCGCAGCGCCTGCGCGACGATCGGCGGGGCGAAGGACCAGCCGGGATCGAAGGCCAGCTGCGACCGGGCCCAGCGCGTGCCGTACTCCGCGGCGCGGGCGGCCGCCATCCCCTGGGCCCGCCAGTGCTCGGCGGGTGCGCGCAGGTAGAGGTCGCCGTCCGCGCGCAGCGCGCTGACCTGCTGCCCCCGCAACGAAAGGACGCCCTGCACGAGGCCCTTGCCGGTGACGTTCAGCACCGCGCCGCCGGCCAGGTCGTAGGCCACCGCGGTCTGCCCGGACAGCGCCGTCAGCGCCCCGTTCACGGCGACGCGGGAGTCCGGCCCGGTGGCACTGGGCGGGGTGGACTCACAGCCCGTCAACGCCAGTAGCGCGACGACGACGAGACAGCCCCGCACCATCCACCCCGGCATCCCAGCACCCCCTGACTCCCAAGCTTTTACTTGGCGGAGCGACCCACCGCAACCCCTGGACGACGGGTTGCCTACACTGAACAGGTTGTCTCGGCGAGGCGGGCTCAGGTACCTCCGGGGCCCGACGTGATCGACGCGGCGGCTTGAGTAGCCACGCGCTGTCCACGTTCGCAGAGCTCGCCGCCGCAGACACCGCCCGCCTGATCCCCGTGCAACCCAGATCCACCGTGTTGAAGGAGTGCAAGACCGTGTCCGAGGTACGTCTGTCCGTCGAGCCGCGCACCGAATTCGGCAAGGGCGCCGCGCGCCGCACCCGTCGCGCCGGAAAGATCCCCGCCGTGTTGTACGGCCACGGCACCGACCCCCGGCACCTGGCCCTGCCGGCGCTGGAGTTCGCCCGCGTCGTGCGTGAGAACGGCAGCAACGCCGTGCTCACCCTCGACGTGGAGAACAGCATCGAGCTTGCGCTCACCAAGACCATCACCGTCCACCCGCTCAAGAACTACATCGAGCACGTGGACCTGCTGGTCGTGAAGAGCGGCGAAAAGGTCACCGTCGACGTGCGCGTCGTGATCAACGGCGAGCCGGCACCGGGTGGCCTGGTCAACCAGGACCTCGACGCCCTCTCGATCGAGGTCGAGGCCCTGCACATCCCCGAGCAGGTCGAGGTCTCCATCGAGGGCGCCGAGGTCGGCACCCAGATCCTCGCCTCGCAGGTCACCCTGCCGGCGGGCGCGACCCTGCTGACCGACCCGGAGGCCCTGGTCGTCGCGGTGAGCGAGCCGCAGGCCGAGGCCGCCGAGGGCACCGAGGGCGAGGCCCCCGCGGGTGAGGGCGAAGCCGAGGCCGCCGCGGAGTGACCGCTGATCTGCCCGGGGCCGGCGAGCAGGTGCTGCTCGTCGGCCTCGGTAATCCCGGACCCCGCTACGCCGGCAACCGGCACAACGTGGGGTTCATGGTGCTGGACGAGCTGGCCGCCCGCGTCGGCGGGAAGTTCAAGGCCCACAAGGGCGGCGCCGAGGTGCTCGAAGGCAGGCTGGCCGACCGGCGCGTGGTGCTCGCGAAGCCGCGCTCGTTCATGAACCTCTCCGGCGGCCCGGTCTCGGCGACCGCCAAGTTCTACAAGATCGAGCCGAGCGGGATCGTCGTCGTCCACGACGAGCTGGACCTGCCGTTCGGCAGCCTCAAGCTCAAGCTGGGCGGGGGCGACAACGGCCACAACGGGCTGCGGTCGATCACCAAGTCGCTCGGGACGAAGGACTACTTCCGGGCGCGGTTCGGCATCGGCAGGCCGCCCGGCCGGATGGACCCGGCGGATTTCGTGTTGAAGGACTTCTCGTCGGTCGAGCGCAAGGAGCTCCCGTTCGAGGTCGACCGCTGTGCCGACGCCGTCGAGGCGCTCATCGGCAAAGGACTGACAGCGGCGCAGAACACCTTCCACGCTGCGTAGTTGTTCGTCACTCACACGCGTGCGGCAGGCTCCTCCATCGAGTTCATGCGGACCTCGGACCTTCCGAGCGCGTTTCACCGCGGCTAGGACTGGATATGGGAAGTGTCCCGTCCTAGCTGAATGTGGAGAACTCTTCATGTCCCTTACCGCCGAAGACGTCTACCGCGTGGAGTTCGGTAACGCGCCGATCGGTCGGCGTGGTTACGCCAAGAACGAGGTCGACGCATTCGTCCGGCGCATCGCGAAGACCCTGGAGGACGAGGACGACCTCACCGCCGCCGAGGTGCACCACGTCGAGTTCGACAAGCCGCTGCTGGGCAAGCGCGGCTACGACGAGCGGGAGGTCGACGAGTTCCTGGAGCGGGCCGAGGACACCCTCGCGCAGCGCTTCGGCCAGGCCCACCGCCTGCCGGCCGCCCGCACGGGCACGGAAGCCACGGCACCCTCGCCGACCCCGCGGGTCACGGACGCGGGCCCGCTGAGCACGGCGCCCTGACAGGCCGCACGGAGAACGGGCACCTCGGCCGAGGTGCCCGTTCTCCGTGCGGTCAGCGGGTGGCCGACTGCTGGATCCGGTCCGCGAACTGGGTGGCCGTGGCGGCGCGTTTGACCTTGCCCGAGGGGGTCTTGGGCAGGCTCCCCGACGGGAGCACGACCACCGCGAACGGGCGCAGGTCCACGGCGTCGCGCACCCGCGCCACCACCTGCTTCACCAGCGTCCGCTCCGCCTCGGCGTCGCCGGCGAGCTTCGACTCCAGCACCACCGCGAACCGTTCGCGCCGGGTACCCGCGTCGATCCGGACCGCCACCGCGTTGCCCGCGCGCACGCCCTCGACCGAGGTGGCCGCGCGCTCGATATCCGTCGGGTAGATGTTGCGCCCGCCCATGATGATGACGTCCTTCTGCCGGCCGCAGATGACGATCTGCCCGTCGATCAGGTACCCCAGGTCGCCGGTGGCCAGCCAGCCCTCCGCGTCCTGCGTCGGCACCGGGCCGTCGACCGTCAGGTACCCCGGGGTGACCGCCTCGCCGCGCAGCCGGATCTCGCCGACCTGCCGCTCGCCCAGCACGTTGCCCTCGCCGTCGACGATCTGCGCCTCGAGCCCGTCCAGCGGCCGCCCCAGCACCGCGAACGAACGCACCTCGTCGGTGCCGCGGCGCAGGTCGCCCTCGGGCACCGGGACGGCACGGTTGTCCGCCTCCAGCGCGTCCGCCTCGACGAAGTCCAGCGTCAGCCCGGTGAACAGCGGCGCGAACGACACCGCGAGCGTCGCCTCCGCCATGCCGTACGCCGGGAACACGCACTCCGCAGGCATCTTGAACCGCGCACCGGCGTCGGTGAACGTCTGCACGGCGGTCTCGTCGATCGGCTCGGCGCCGTTGAGCGCGATCCGCAGGGTCGACAGGTCGTAGGCGTCGTCCTCCTCGACCCTGGCCAGCCGCCGGCCGACGATGGCGTACGCGAAGTTCGGCGCGGCCGTCGTCGTCGCGCGGTACTTGGTGATCAGCGCGGGCCAGATCAGCGGCCCGGACAGGAACTCGACCGGCGTGATCTTGATCAGCTCGACGCCGAAGGTCATCGGCACGGTCAGGAACCCGACCATGCCCATGTCGTGGAAGGTCGGCAGCCACGACACCATCACGTCGGACTCGAACACGAACTCCGCGCGCTCGACCATCGCCTTGATGTTGACGTAGAGGTTGCCGTGGTTGATCCGGACGGCCTTGGGCTCCGCGGTAGACCCGCTGGTCAGCTGCAACAACGCGAGGTCGTCCTCGCCGACCGGCACCGGCTCGGCGAGCGGTTCGGCCTCGAGCAGCTCGGAGATCAGCCGGAACGCGATGCCGTGCTCGGTGAGCACCGGGGCGAGCGCGTCGAACGGCTCGCCGAGCAGGACCAGCCCGGCGCCGATCATGTTCAGCACCTTGACGGTGTCCTCGGCCCACACCGCCAGATCGGTGCGCGGGGTCGGCTGGTGCAGCATCGTGACGCTGCCACCGGCGAGCCAGACGCCCTGCACGGTGGGCGCGATCAGCGCCGGCGCGGCCGCGAGCACGGCGACGGGGGTGCCGGGCTTCAAGCCTCCGGTGTCCTGCGGGACACCCGCACCCGGTCGGTCCTCCTCCGCGCGGGCTCCTTCGTCGGGCGCGCTCCGTGCGGGCACTCCGGTGACCAAGCCGCCGGCCAGTTTCTTCGCCTGCTCGTGGATCTCCGCCCAGGTCCGCCGGACCGGCTCCGTGGGCTCTCCCGTGACCATTCCCCGCTGCTGACCGCCACCCGCCGCGGTGGCGACGAGCGTGTCCACGAACCGACTCATGTTCGGCAGACTACTGGGCGTCGGCGCCGCTTCACTCCACCAGCTCGGACGTTTCCAGCCAGCGCGCCTCGACCTCGTCCTTCTCCGCCAGTACCGACTTCAGCTCCGCGTTGAGCTCGACGAGCTTGTCCGGGTTCGTGGCGTTCGCGGCGAGCTGTTCGTGCAGCTCGCTCTCGCGCTTCGTCAGCTGGTCCAGGCGGCGCTCCAGGCGGCCCAGCTCCTTCATCGCCGCACGGTGCTCGGCCGCGTTCGATCGGGACGGCGCGGGAGCGGGAGCGGGGGGAGCCGCGGTCTGCACCGCGCGGGCCCGGCGCGTCAGGTACTCGTCGACACCGCCGGGCAGATGCGTCACCCGGCCGTTGCCGAACAGGCCGTACACCCCGTCGCACACCCGCTCGAGCAGGTAGCGGTCGTGCGAGACGACCACGAGCGTGCCCGGCCACGAGTCGAGCAGGTCTTCCAGCTGCTGCAGCGTGTCGATGTCCAGGTCGTTCGTCGGCTCGTCGAGCAGGAGCACGTTGGGCTCGGCCATCAGCAGCCGCACGAGCTGCAACCGCCGCCGCTCGCCGCCGGACAGGTCGTCGACGGGGGTCCACTGCCGCGCGGGCGGGAAGCCCAGGCGCTCCGCGAGCTGCGACGCCGACATCTCCTGCTTGCCCAGCACCACGCGCCCGGCGATCTCCTCGACGGCTTCGAGCACGCGCAGCTGCCCGGGCAGCTCCTCCAGCTCCTGCGACAGGTGCGCGAGCCGCACGGTCTTGCCCTCGACCCGCCGCCCCGACTCGGGCTCGGACTCCCCGGCGAGCAGCTTCAGCAGCGTCGACTTGCCCGAGCCGTTGACGCCGACCAGGCCGATCCGGTCGCCGGGGCCGATCTGCCACGTGAGGTGGTCGAGAATGGGCTTCTCCCCCGCGTGCAGCGTGACGTCCTCCAGCTCCAGCACGGTCTTGCCGAGCCGCCGGCGCGCGAAGCTCAACAGCTCGACCGAGTCGCGCGGTTGCGGCACGTCCGCGATGAGCGCTTCGGCCGCTTCGATGCGGTACCGCGGCTTCGACGTCCGCGCCTTGGCGCCGCGCTGCAACCACGCGAGCTCCTTGCGCGCGAGGTTGCGCCGCTTCTCCTCGGCGCTCGCCGCGAGCCGCGCCCGCTCGGCACGGGCGAAGATCCAGTCCGCGTAGCCGCCTTCGTACTGCTCGACGTTGCCGTTCGTGACCTCCCACGTCCGGCCGCACACGGTGTCGAGGAACCACCGGTCGTGGGTGACCACGACGAGCGCGGTGCGCCGGGCCAGCAGGTGGTCGGCGAGCCAGCGCACACCCTCGATGTCGAGGTGGTTGGTCGGCTCGTCGAGCACGACCAGATCGAGGTCGCCGACGAGCGCGGCGGCCAGCGAGATGCGCCGCCGCTCCCCGCCGGACAGGTTCGCCGTCGGCGAGTCCAGGCCGAGCGCGGTGAGACCGAGTCCGTCCACAATAGACCTGACTCGCGCGTCGGCGGCCCACTCGTGCTCGGCCGAGTAGTGCGACAGCACGGCGTCGCGCACCGTGGTCCCCTCGCCCAGCTCGGTGCGCTGGGTGACCACGGCCATCCGCAGGTCGCGGACACGGCTCACCCGGCCGGAGTCGGGCTCGGCGATCCCGGCCAGCACTTCGAGCAGCGTCGTCTTGCCGCCGCCGTTGAGGCCGACGACACCGATGCGCTCGCCTTCGGCCACGCCGAGCGAGACCCGGTCGAGCAACGGCTTGACGCCGTAGGACTTGCTGACGGACTCGAGGTTGATCAGATTCGCCCGCCCGTCACCCGACCACCGCCCCCCACGGGGGCGCTGCGCGCCACTGTTTTTCACGCGTGCACCTGGGGAGGAGGAGTGGGGCGGTGAAGGTCGTCACCGCCGACG
Proteins encoded in this region:
- a CDS encoding 50S ribosomal protein L25/general stress protein Ctc encodes the protein MSEVRLSVEPRTEFGKGAARRTRRAGKIPAVLYGHGTDPRHLALPALEFARVVRENGSNAVLTLDVENSIELALTKTITVHPLKNYIEHVDLLVVKSGEKVTVDVRVVINGEPAPGGLVNQDLDALSIEVEALHIPEQVEVSIEGAEVGTQILASQVTLPAGATLLTDPEALVVAVSEPQAEAAEGTEGEAPAGEGEAEAAAE
- the pth gene encoding aminoacyl-tRNA hydrolase; the encoded protein is MTADLPGAGEQVLLVGLGNPGPRYAGNRHNVGFMVLDELAARVGGKFKAHKGGAEVLEGRLADRRVVLAKPRSFMNLSGGPVSATAKFYKIEPSGIVVVHDELDLPFGSLKLKLGGGDNGHNGLRSITKSLGTKDYFRARFGIGRPPGRMDPADFVLKDFSSVERKELPFEVDRCADAVEALIGKGLTAAQNTFHAA
- a CDS encoding DivIVA domain-containing protein — encoded protein: MSLTAEDVYRVEFGNAPIGRRGYAKNEVDAFVRRIAKTLEDEDDLTAAEVHHVEFDKPLLGKRGYDEREVDEFLERAEDTLAQRFGQAHRLPAARTGTEATAPSPTPRVTDAGPLSTAP
- a CDS encoding fatty acyl-AMP ligase, whose amino-acid sequence is MSRFVDTLVATAAGGGQQRGMVTGEPTEPVRRTWAEIHEQAKKLAGGLVTGVPARSAPDEGARAEEDRPGAGVPQDTGGLKPGTPVAVLAAAPALIAPTVQGVWLAGGSVTMLHQPTPRTDLAVWAEDTVKVLNMIGAGLVLLGEPFDALAPVLTEHGIAFRLISELLEAEPLAEPVPVGEDDLALLQLTSGSTAEPKAVRINHGNLYVNIKAMVERAEFVFESDVMVSWLPTFHDMGMVGFLTVPMTFGVELIKITPVEFLSGPLIWPALITKYRATTTAAPNFAYAIVGRRLARVEEDDAYDLSTLRIALNGAEPIDETAVQTFTDAGARFKMPAECVFPAYGMAEATLAVSFAPLFTGLTLDFVEADALEADNRAVPVPEGDLRRGTDEVRSFAVLGRPLDGLEAQIVDGEGNVLGERQVGEIRLRGEAVTPGYLTVDGPVPTQDAEGWLATGDLGYLIDGQIVICGRQKDVIIMGGRNIYPTDIERAATSVEGVRAGNAVAVRIDAGTRRERFAVVLESKLAGDAEAERTLVKQVVARVRDAVDLRPFAVVVLPSGSLPKTPSGKVKRAATATQFADRIQQSATR
- a CDS encoding ABC-F family ATP-binding cassette domain-containing protein, whose amino-acid sequence is MKNSGAQRPRGGRWSGDGRANLINLESVSKSYGVKPLLDRVSLGVAEGERIGVVGLNGGGKTTLLEVLAGIAEPDSGRVSRVRDLRMAVVTQRTELGEGTTVRDAVLSHYSAEHEWAADARVRSIVDGLGLTALGLDSPTANLSGGERRRISLAAALVGDLDLVVLDEPTNHLDIEGVRWLADHLLARRTALVVVTHDRWFLDTVCGRTWEVTNGNVEQYEGGYADWIFARAERARLAASAEEKRRNLARKELAWLQRGAKARTSKPRYRIEAAEALIADVPQPRDSVELLSFARRRLGKTVLELEDVTLHAGEKPILDHLTWQIGPGDRIGLVGVNGSGKSTLLKLLAGESEPESGRRVEGKTVRLAHLSQELEELPGQLRVLEAVEEIAGRVVLGKQEMSASQLAERLGFPPARQWTPVDDLSGGERRRLQLVRLLMAEPNVLLLDEPTNDLDIDTLQQLEDLLDSWPGTLVVVSHDRYLLERVCDGVYGLFGNGRVTHLPGGVDEYLTRRARAVQTAAPPAPAPAPSRSNAAEHRAAMKELGRLERRLDQLTKRESELHEQLAANATNPDKLVELNAELKSVLAEKDEVEARWLETSELVE